A single Marinitoga aeolica DNA region contains:
- the ispH gene encoding 4-hydroxy-3-methylbut-2-enyl diphosphate reductase, whose protein sequence is MEIKLASKVGFCYGVERAYEKALELVDKNKKVYIYGDLVHNNEVKNELISRGVNFFYSLRELPLDSKESICIIRAHGIPKKDKKFLSEHFYKIIDLTCPIVEKVFNYAYEMQQKGYFIVAYGKKEHAEMIGLKGNIDENKIEIIKEPIPFKHNKICIITQTTMDYHNFKNFASNIAQISEYNELIIKDTICYETKIRENEAKDIAIWAEFVIIIGGKHSSNTRKLYEISKKYNENSIHIDSVNELKEQNLSKFKKIGILTGTSTPNKSINEVIEFLRRGF, encoded by the coding sequence GTGGAAATAAAACTTGCGTCAAAAGTGGGCTTTTGTTATGGTGTCGAAAGAGCATATGAAAAAGCCTTGGAATTAGTTGACAAAAATAAAAAAGTATATATTTATGGAGATCTAGTTCATAATAATGAAGTAAAAAACGAACTCATATCCAGAGGTGTTAATTTCTTTTATTCTTTAAGAGAATTACCTTTAGATTCAAAAGAGTCTATATGCATAATACGCGCACATGGTATTCCCAAAAAAGATAAAAAATTTTTAAGTGAACATTTTTATAAAATAATAGATTTAACATGTCCTATTGTAGAAAAAGTGTTTAATTACGCTTATGAAATGCAACAAAAAGGATATTTTATTGTTGCATATGGGAAAAAGGAACATGCTGAAATGATTGGATTAAAAGGCAATATTGATGAAAATAAAATTGAAATTATAAAAGAACCAATCCCTTTCAAACATAATAAAATCTGTATTATTACACAAACAACAATGGATTATCATAATTTTAAAAATTTTGCTTCTAATATTGCACAAATATCAGAATATAATGAATTAATTATAAAAGATACGATTTGTTACGAAACAAAAATAAGAGAAAATGAAGCAAAAGATATTGCAATTTGGGCAGAATTTGTTATAATAATAGGAGGAAAACATAGTTCAAATACAAGAAAACTGTATGAAATATCTAAAAAATATAATGAAAATTCTATTCATATAGACTCGGTTAATGAATTAAAAGAGCAAAATTTATCAAAATTTAAAAAAATAGGTATCTTAACGGGTACCTCTACACCAAATAAATCTATCAATGAAGTTATTGAATTTTTAAGGAGGGGTTTTTGA
- the cmk gene encoding (d)CMP kinase → MSNFNVAIDGPAGSGKSTIAKKIAQIFNLYYLDSGALYRAFGYYLKKKNFDLNNENDIINALKTFNVKIINGDYYLFDEKLDFQIRTPEIGKAASIVAKNPFVREKVNEILRNIAKKHGVVIDGRDIGTVVLPDAEVKIFLTASIQERAERRYKELIGKGKNVKLEDILKDIEKRDKADSTRKIAPLKPADDAIIVDTTGKNIETVVKEIKNIILNKINLE, encoded by the coding sequence ATGAGTAACTTCAATGTAGCTATTGATGGGCCAGCTGGATCAGGCAAAAGTACTATTGCAAAAAAAATTGCGCAAATATTCAATTTATATTATTTAGATAGCGGTGCATTATATAGAGCTTTTGGCTATTATCTAAAGAAGAAAAATTTTGATTTAAATAATGAAAATGATATAATAAATGCGTTGAAAACTTTTAACGTGAAAATTATAAATGGTGATTATTATCTTTTTGATGAAAAACTAGATTTTCAGATTAGAACTCCAGAAATCGGAAAAGCCGCTTCTATTGTGGCAAAAAATCCGTTTGTTCGTGAAAAAGTAAATGAAATTTTGAGAAATATTGCAAAAAAACATGGTGTTGTTATCGATGGTAGAGATATTGGTACCGTAGTATTGCCTGACGCTGAAGTAAAAATATTTTTAACCGCTTCTATTCAAGAAAGAGCAGAAAGGCGTTATAAAGAATTAATCGGAAAAGGGAAAAATGTAAAACTAGAAGATATTTTAAAAGACATTGAAAAAAGAGATAAGGCAGATTCCACTAGAAAAATTGCTCCTTTAAAACCAGCCGATGATGCAATTATAGTAGATACTACAGGAAAAAATATCGAAACTGTTGTAAAAGAAATAAAAAATATTATTTTAAATAAAATAAATTTGGAGTGA
- the aspS gene encoding aspartate--tRNA ligase has product MRLKRTHKCGELNSKNIGKTVILNGWVERIRDLGGIKFGLLRDRYGKIQFVIDPENKKIYDIAKEVGNEYVIAIKGKIRKRPEDAINKNMKTGEIEILVEDLEILSESETPPIYVNKDEETSENLRLKYRYLDLRKDKMKNNLLLRHKALQITRQYFSENDFMEIETPYLTKSTPEGARDFLVPSRLKPGSFYALPQSPQLFKQLLMVSGFDRYFQIARCFRDEDFRADRQPEFSQIDFEMSFVEMDDILNLTEGLLKKLFKELVNYDLKLPLRRFTYDEVMDKYGSDKPDTRYGLEIQDFTNRFENTGATFIKNAIEKGEKVRGIVLENKADKFSRKRIDEYTEFAKSVGAGGLIWVKNEKGNIKSSIKKIAEPELNKMVEDNILKENDIAFVLVGNREEINKILGHIRVKLIREEMDKKDGFDVLWVVDFPMFAWDEEENRLVAEHHPFTMPKLDEFEKYADSDPLKIRAQCYDLVINGYEMASGSIRIHRRDLQNKIFELIGLSEKEINEKFGFLIEAFKYGPPPHGGAAIGFDRLIAIMAGEESIKEVIAFPKTASGSDPMTEAPSAVSEKQLKELKIKLDL; this is encoded by the coding sequence ATGCGTTTAAAAAGAACTCATAAATGCGGTGAATTGAATAGTAAAAATATCGGAAAAACTGTTATTTTGAATGGTTGGGTAGAGAGAATCAGGGATTTGGGTGGCATTAAGTTTGGATTACTAAGAGATAGATATGGGAAAATCCAATTTGTTATCGATCCAGAAAATAAGAAAATATATGATATTGCTAAAGAAGTTGGTAATGAATATGTTATAGCTATAAAAGGAAAAATTAGAAAAAGACCTGAAGATGCTATTAATAAAAATATGAAAACGGGTGAAATTGAAATATTAGTTGAAGATTTGGAAATTCTATCTGAATCTGAAACCCCACCAATTTATGTAAATAAAGACGAGGAAACATCTGAAAATTTAAGATTAAAATATAGATATTTGGATTTAAGAAAAGACAAAATGAAAAATAATTTATTATTAAGACATAAAGCTTTACAAATTACAAGACAATATTTTTCTGAAAATGATTTTATGGAAATTGAAACTCCTTATTTAACTAAAAGTACTCCAGAAGGTGCCAGAGATTTCTTAGTTCCATCAAGATTAAAACCAGGATCTTTTTATGCTTTACCTCAATCACCACAATTATTCAAACAATTATTGATGGTTTCTGGATTTGATAGATATTTCCAGATTGCAAGATGTTTTAGAGATGAAGATTTTAGAGCAGATAGACAACCTGAATTTTCACAAATAGATTTTGAAATGTCATTTGTAGAAATGGATGATATTTTAAATTTAACAGAAGGATTATTAAAAAAATTATTTAAAGAATTAGTTAATTATGATTTAAAATTACCTCTTAGAAGATTTACATATGATGAAGTAATGGATAAATATGGCTCTGATAAGCCAGATACACGATATGGATTAGAAATACAAGATTTTACAAACAGATTTGAGAATACTGGAGCAACATTTATTAAAAATGCAATTGAAAAAGGAGAAAAAGTTAGAGGAATTGTTTTAGAAAATAAAGCTGATAAATTTTCAAGAAAAAGAATAGATGAATATACAGAATTTGCAAAATCCGTTGGCGCAGGTGGATTAATATGGGTAAAAAATGAAAAAGGTAATATAAAATCATCTATTAAAAAAATTGCCGAACCAGAATTAAATAAAATGGTTGAAGATAATATTTTAAAAGAAAATGATATTGCATTTGTTTTAGTTGGTAATAGAGAAGAAATAAATAAAATTTTAGGACATATTAGAGTTAAATTAATTAGAGAAGAAATGGATAAAAAAGATGGATTTGATGTATTATGGGTTGTTGATTTCCCTATGTTTGCATGGGATGAAGAAGAAAATAGATTGGTTGCTGAACATCATCCATTTACCATGCCAAAATTAGATGAATTTGAAAAATATGCAGATTCTGACCCATTAAAAATAAGAGCACAATGTTATGATTTGGTTATTAATGGGTATGAAATGGCAAGTGGCAGTATAAGAATTCATAGAAGAGATCTACAAAATAAGATTTTTGAATTAATTGGTTTATCAGAAAAAGAAATAAATGAAAAATTTGGATTTTTAATTGAAGCATTTAAATATGGACCGCCACCTCACGGAGGAGCAGCTATAGGATTTGATAGATTAATTGCAATAATGGCCGGAGAAGAATCTATTAAGGAAGTTATTGCTTTCCCAAAAACTGCAAGTGGTTCAGATCCAATGACAGAAGCACCTTCAGCTGTTTCTGAAAAACAATTGAAAGAATTAAAGATTAAATTAGATCTTTGA
- a CDS encoding S-layer homology domain-containing protein: MKKLLIILMVLALAVFSFAATTYKDVPVNHWAFDSIERLSSLGIIEGFPDGTYQGLSQVNRYQLTVALDRALKYVEQQLFATLAEKVVTLDKQVQQISKQSKGLSKDEVNAMIKSAMANIDTTSLDNKINELEASINELKSAYDVISFLSSKIDNVEKKVSALESNKTVEQKIASLENDLNTLKSLSTDLDALKKDVASNKAAIESIGVLANKLADLETKVNAIDLDSVKSEISAFESKLASKADMDSVNTAIDTKVAEYLKDYAKLSDLENLNIDSLVNRVASVETDLNTLKTNMTKIDELSTNLESVKTSVNANSEKIKELGLRFDNYVTKDTLKEYPTFADLKQYATLGDLNASLKNYALKTDLSKYAVAADVDSKLGNYVTKTDLEAQLEKYATSDSIVDKARVDKIEKTANQANILAWLGILAGVAGIAIYFINPSNY; this comes from the coding sequence ATGAAAAAGCTTTTAATCATTTTAATGGTATTAGCTTTGGCTGTGTTTTCATTCGCAGCAACAACTTATAAGGATGTTCCTGTTAATCACTGGGCATTCGATTCAATTGAAAGATTATCATCATTAGGAATTATTGAAGGATTTCCAGATGGAACATATCAGGGATTATCTCAAGTAAATAGATACCAACTTACAGTAGCTTTAGACAGAGCATTAAAGTATGTAGAACAACAGTTATTTGCAACATTGGCCGAAAAGGTAGTTACACTGGATAAACAAGTTCAACAAATATCCAAACAATCAAAAGGATTATCAAAAGATGAAGTAAATGCAATGATTAAAAGTGCAATGGCAAATATTGACACAACTTCTTTAGATAATAAAATTAACGAATTAGAAGCATCAATAAATGAATTGAAGAGTGCATATGATGTTATTAGCTTTTTAAGTTCAAAGATCGATAATGTTGAAAAGAAAGTATCTGCGTTAGAATCAAACAAAACAGTTGAACAAAAAATTGCATCTTTAGAAAATGACTTAAATACATTAAAATCATTATCAACGGATTTAGATGCATTAAAGAAAGATGTTGCTTCAAATAAAGCAGCAATAGAATCAATAGGTGTTTTAGCAAATAAATTAGCAGATTTAGAAACAAAAGTAAATGCAATTGATTTAGATTCTGTTAAATCAGAAATATCTGCTTTTGAATCTAAATTAGCTTCAAAAGCAGATATGGATTCAGTAAATACTGCTATTGATACAAAAGTAGCAGAATATTTAAAGGATTATGCAAAATTATCAGATTTAGAAAATTTAAATATCGATTCTTTAGTAAACAGAGTTGCTTCAGTTGAAACAGACTTAAATACATTAAAAACCAATATGACAAAAATTGATGAATTAAGTACAAATCTTGAAAGTGTAAAGACTTCAGTAAATGCAAATTCAGAAAAAATAAAAGAACTAGGATTAAGGTTTGATAATTATGTAACAAAAGACACATTAAAAGAATATCCAACATTTGCAGATTTGAAACAATATGCAACATTAGGCGATTTAAATGCATCATTGAAAAATTATGCATTAAAAACAGATTTAAGCAAATATGCAGTAGCAGCTGATGTTGATTCTAAACTTGGAAATTACGTGACAAAAACAGATTTAGAAGCACAATTAGAGAAATACGCAACATCAGATTCTATTGTTGATAAAGCAAGAGTAGATAAAATTGAAAAAACTGCGAATCAAGCAAATATTTTAGCCTGGTTAGGAATATTAGCAGGTGTTGCAGGAATTGCTATTTACTTTATTAATCCTTCTAATTATTAA
- a CDS encoding transglycosylase SLT domain-containing protein, protein MKKTILLFFLVLSILLYSDSDPFSMPDINTDVNMDISMDNMFDTDLFSEDFNKYFEEMNQEWNEHLQYMDEQWRKLYEESQKEWDKYYEEYAKQEAEFMKKFEKIWGETFEYTPDKWYDFSDDLKSFSIVTFKGDEKNKYGYVEVKIITDKNESKQEIEKKIKKQAEKTINKKDEYTKKPILDNLVKKEDIEKSKIVKEKEINNKVVYIAKIPIINNPFLERAKGYIPLITEMKNKYGIPRPFILSIIQKESSFLPKAKSRSGALGLMQLIPRYAATEAYIYLYKRKPNPRSLVYELYDPEKNVLYGTTYIYLLHKRYFKFEKEYAKRKYMVIASYNMGPVAISKKVRSLNIDNMNLSSLYNYLLNNTRKETSDYLKKVLQYERKWNKIYP, encoded by the coding sequence ATGAAAAAAACTATATTATTATTTTTTCTGGTTTTATCTATATTATTGTATTCTGATAGTGACCCGTTTTCAATGCCAGATATTAATACTGATGTAAACATGGATATTAGCATGGATAATATGTTTGATACAGATTTATTTTCTGAAGATTTTAATAAATATTTTGAAGAAATGAATCAAGAATGGAATGAGCATTTGCAATATATGGACGAACAATGGAGAAAATTATACGAAGAAAGTCAAAAAGAGTGGGATAAATATTATGAAGAATATGCTAAACAAGAAGCAGAATTTATGAAGAAATTTGAAAAAATATGGGGTGAAACCTTCGAATATACACCTGATAAATGGTACGATTTTTCCGATGATTTAAAATCTTTTAGTATAGTCACTTTTAAAGGTGATGAGAAAAATAAATATGGATATGTAGAAGTTAAGATCATAACTGATAAAAATGAATCTAAGCAAGAAATTGAAAAGAAAATAAAGAAACAGGCAGAAAAAACTATTAATAAAAAAGATGAATATACAAAAAAACCTATTTTGGATAATCTTGTTAAGAAAGAAGATATAGAGAAATCTAAAATAGTAAAAGAAAAAGAAATAAATAACAAAGTTGTTTATATAGCGAAAATTCCCATTATAAATAATCCATTTTTAGAAAGAGCAAAAGGATATATTCCTTTAATTACAGAGATGAAAAATAAATATGGAATACCAAGACCATTTATTCTCTCTATAATACAGAAAGAATCTTCATTTTTACCAAAAGCAAAATCAAGAAGTGGAGCATTAGGATTAATGCAATTAATTCCAAGATATGCTGCTACTGAAGCATACATTTACTTATATAAAAGAAAACCTAATCCAAGATCATTAGTATATGAACTATATGATCCAGAAAAAAATGTGTTATATGGAACAACCTATATATATTTATTGCATAAAAGATATTTTAAATTCGAAAAAGAATATGCAAAAAGGAAATATATGGTTATTGCCAGTTATAATATGGGGCCTGTTGCAATTTCTAAAAAAGTAAGAAGTTTAAATATTGATAATATGAATTTATCTTCGCTGTATAATTATTTATTAAATAACACTAGAAAAGAAACATCTGATTACTTAAAAAAAGTTTTACAATATGAAAGAAAATGGAATAAAATTTATCCTTAG
- a CDS encoding aldo/keto reductase, whose protein sequence is MRKRILGKTNEKLSVVGFGGIILDGLDEKTAQKYIDAAIDYDVNYFDVSPSYGNAEEVMGPVLEKYRKKIFLSCKTDSYDYANVKKDLETSLKKLKTDYFDLYQFHAITEIREVDMIFSQGGIDALIEAREKGLIKYIGFSSHSQEAASAMMDRFDFDTIMFPVNFANWEKGYFGEIVLKKAKEKNMGIIAIKTLAKRKWLENENRGNLRTWYKPVENKEEAELAMKFTLSKGVTTCVSPNDFERFTWMCEIEKELDETLSENDMKKIHELIKELNPVFPLLKRD, encoded by the coding sequence ATGAGAAAAAGAATTTTAGGTAAAACTAATGAAAAGTTATCTGTTGTTGGATTTGGGGGAATAATTTTAGATGGATTAGATGAAAAAACTGCACAGAAGTATATAGATGCTGCTATTGATTATGATGTAAATTATTTTGATGTATCACCTTCTTATGGGAATGCAGAAGAAGTTATGGGGCCTGTTTTGGAAAAATATAGAAAAAAAATTTTTTTATCATGTAAAACAGATTCATATGATTATGCCAACGTAAAAAAGGATTTGGAAACGTCTTTAAAGAAATTAAAAACAGATTATTTTGACTTATATCAATTTCATGCAATTACTGAAATTAGAGAAGTAGATATGATTTTTTCACAGGGGGGAATAGATGCATTAATTGAAGCTAGAGAAAAGGGTTTAATAAAATATATTGGTTTTTCTTCACATTCTCAAGAAGCAGCTTCAGCTATGATGGATAGATTTGATTTTGACACTATCATGTTTCCTGTAAATTTTGCTAATTGGGAAAAAGGTTATTTTGGTGAAATTGTATTAAAAAAAGCTAAAGAAAAGAATATGGGGATTATTGCCATAAAAACATTAGCAAAAAGAAAATGGTTAGAAAACGAAAACAGAGGTAATCTTAGAACATGGTATAAACCTGTTGAAAATAAAGAAGAAGCAGAATTGGCTATGAAATTCACATTATCTAAAGGGGTTACAACCTGCGTTAGTCCAAATGATTTTGAAAGATTTACCTGGATGTGTGAAATAGAAAAAGAACTTGATGAGACACTTTCGGAAAATGATATGAAAAAAATACATGAACTAATAAAAGAATTGAACCCTGTTTTTCCATTGTTAAAAAGGGATTAA
- the dnaK gene encoding molecular chaperone DnaK, with protein MAEKEYVVGIDLGTTNSAIAWMKPDGNVEVIPNAEGKRTTPSIVHFSKDGTVIVGEPAKRQVVLHPERTIRSIKRKMGSDYKVTVDNKSFTPQQISAFVLQKLVRDAEAYLGGKIKKAVITVPAYFNDAQRQATKEAGEIAGLEVLRIINEPTAASIAFGLNKVHEDKKIVVYDLGGGTFDVSILDVGEGVIEVVSTSGNNHLGGDDFDQRIINWLVEEFKKEHGSDISGDRQAMQRLKEAAETAKIELSTKLETEINLPFITVVNGQPVHLQKTLTRKKFEELVRDLVESTRGPIETALKDAGLSAQEIDDVLLVGGSTRIPAVQELVKSIFQKEPSKGVNPDEAVAVGAAVQAAIMTGNTEQDLVLVDVTPLSLGVEVKGGLMEVIIPKNSKIPIRKSKVFTTAADFQTEVEIGVFQGERPLARDNFFLGSFKLTGIPPAPRGVPQIEVSFDIDANGIVNVSAKDLGTGKQQSMVVTGRNKLSSEDIERMIREAQEYEEQDKRKREEIELKNQADDLAYQVEKLINENKDKVPEDQRTRLESLINEVRDAINKNDIAKLKIVMEDLKNESMKLGQFIYQQAQQTANAGANPGPNPEDTQNPNN; from the coding sequence ATGGCCGAAAAAGAATATGTAGTTGGTATTGACCTTGGTACAACCAACTCAGCAATAGCATGGATGAAGCCAGATGGAAACGTTGAAGTTATACCTAATGCCGAAGGTAAAAGAACAACACCTTCGATTGTACATTTTTCAAAAGACGGAACAGTTATTGTAGGCGAACCTGCAAAAAGACAAGTCGTTCTACATCCAGAAAGAACAATTAGATCAATTAAAAGAAAAATGGGTTCAGATTATAAAGTGACTGTTGATAACAAAAGTTTCACCCCACAACAAATTAGCGCTTTTGTTTTGCAAAAATTAGTAAGAGATGCTGAAGCATATTTGGGTGGTAAAATCAAAAAAGCTGTTATCACAGTTCCAGCATATTTCAACGACGCGCAAAGACAAGCAACAAAAGAAGCTGGAGAAATTGCAGGTTTAGAAGTTTTGAGAATTATAAATGAACCTACAGCTGCATCAATAGCATTTGGTTTGAACAAAGTTCACGAAGATAAAAAAATCGTAGTATATGACCTTGGTGGAGGTACGTTTGACGTTTCTATTTTGGATGTTGGAGAAGGAGTTATTGAAGTAGTTTCTACATCAGGTAATAACCATCTTGGTGGTGACGATTTTGACCAAAGAATCATTAATTGGTTAGTAGAAGAGTTTAAGAAAGAACATGGTTCTGATATATCTGGTGATAGGCAGGCAATGCAAAGGTTAAAAGAAGCTGCAGAAACAGCAAAAATTGAATTATCAACAAAATTAGAAACAGAAATTAATTTACCATTTATTACGGTAGTTAACGGGCAACCAGTTCACTTACAAAAAACATTAACAAGAAAGAAATTCGAAGAATTGGTAAGAGATTTAGTTGAATCAACAAGAGGCCCAATAGAAACAGCATTAAAAGATGCTGGATTATCAGCTCAGGAAATTGATGATGTATTGTTAGTTGGTGGTTCTACAAGAATTCCTGCTGTACAAGAATTGGTAAAATCAATATTCCAGAAAGAACCAAGTAAAGGTGTTAACCCTGATGAAGCTGTTGCTGTAGGTGCTGCAGTTCAGGCAGCTATCATGACAGGTAATACTGAACAAGACTTAGTATTGGTTGATGTTACACCACTGTCTTTAGGTGTTGAAGTTAAAGGTGGATTAATGGAAGTTATTATTCCAAAAAATAGTAAAATACCAATTAGAAAAAGTAAAGTATTTACAACAGCAGCAGACTTCCAAACTGAAGTTGAAATTGGAGTATTCCAGGGAGAAAGACCTCTTGCAAGAGATAATTTCTTTTTAGGAAGCTTTAAATTAACTGGAATACCACCAGCACCAAGAGGAGTTCCACAAATAGAAGTTTCATTTGATATAGATGCTAATGGTATTGTTAATGTTTCAGCTAAAGATTTAGGTACTGGAAAACAACAATCAATGGTTGTTACAGGAAGAAACAAACTATCTTCAGAAGATATTGAAAGAATGATTAGAGAAGCTCAAGAATATGAAGAACAAGATAAGAGAAAGAGAGAAGAAATTGAGCTTAAAAACCAGGCTGATGATTTAGCATATCAAGTAGAAAAGTTAATTAATGAAAATAAAGATAAAGTTCCAGAAGATCAAAGAACAAGATTAGAGTCATTAATTAATGAGGTAAGAGATGCTATAAATAAGAATGATATTGCAAAATTAAAGATTGTTATGGAAGATTTGAAAAATGAATCAATGAAATTAGGACAATTTATTTATCAACAAGCACAACAAACAGCTAATGCTGGTGCAAATCCTGGACCAAATCCAGAAGATACACAAAATCCAAATAATTAA
- the argS gene encoding arginine--tRNA ligase has protein sequence MKLIEKILEELLKKSVEKIYPEIEIKNPIVQRTANENFGDFQTNFAMINAKNLKKSPRIIAQEIIDNIPENEIIEKIDIAGPGFINIYVKNEFLVSYLSKIEKEDPDFSFIEDKGTVVIDYSSPNIAKPMHIGHLRSTVIGDSIKRIYKYLGYDVIGDNHLGDWGTQFGKLIVAYRLWLDKENYEKDPIGEMERIYVKFEKESENNPDLLEEARQELKKLQDGDPKNRKLWQEFIDLSLREYNKIYKRMDIEFDTYYGESHYHNIMPEIVKMLLEKGIATYSEGAVVVFFDEKENLPPAIIQKKDGAFLYATSDLACIKFRRETYHPNRILYVTDERQQTHFKQVFNIARKLGWDDNYQHIWFGLMRFADGVFSTRKGNVIKLEELLNKAVEKARAIIEEKNPNLTEEEKNEIAEVIGIGAVKYADLSQNRISHIIFDWDKMLAFDGNTAPYLLYTYARIQSLKRKAKDNGYTLENAELIINEKLERKLGLLLTQLPIVVMRAAEDYKPNLIADYLFELAQTYNSFYNNLPVLKEEEKILKSRLLLSHLAGEVLRKGLDLLGIKVVDKM, from the coding sequence ATGAAGCTCATAGAAAAAATATTAGAAGAACTATTAAAAAAGTCTGTCGAAAAGATATATCCTGAAATTGAAATAAAAAATCCTATAGTTCAAAGAACAGCAAATGAAAATTTTGGAGATTTTCAAACTAATTTTGCAATGATTAATGCTAAAAATTTGAAGAAATCTCCAAGAATAATTGCTCAAGAAATAATAGATAATATTCCTGAAAATGAAATTATAGAAAAAATTGATATTGCTGGACCAGGATTTATTAATATCTATGTAAAAAATGAATTTCTTGTTAGCTATTTATCAAAAATAGAAAAAGAAGACCCTGATTTTTCATTTATTGAAGACAAAGGAACTGTAGTAATAGATTACTCTTCCCCAAACATAGCTAAACCTATGCATATAGGTCACTTAAGAAGTACTGTAATTGGCGATTCAATAAAAAGAATATACAAATATTTGGGATATGATGTTATAGGAGATAATCATTTAGGAGATTGGGGAACGCAGTTTGGAAAGTTAATTGTAGCGTATAGATTATGGCTAGATAAAGAAAATTATGAAAAAGATCCAATTGGAGAGATGGAAAGAATATATGTAAAATTCGAAAAAGAATCAGAAAATAATCCGGATTTATTAGAAGAAGCAAGACAGGAATTAAAAAAATTGCAGGATGGAGATCCAAAAAACAGAAAACTCTGGCAAGAATTTATTGATTTATCATTAAGAGAATATAATAAAATTTATAAAAGAATGGATATAGAATTTGATACTTATTATGGTGAATCACATTATCATAATATTATGCCAGAAATAGTAAAAATGTTATTAGAAAAAGGTATTGCTACATATAGTGAAGGAGCAGTTGTTGTGTTTTTTGATGAAAAGGAAAATCTTCCACCAGCCATAATACAAAAGAAAGATGGTGCTTTCTTATATGCAACATCAGATTTAGCATGTATAAAATTCAGAAGGGAAACATATCACCCAAATAGAATATTATATGTAACAGACGAAAGACAACAAACACATTTCAAACAAGTATTTAATATTGCAAGAAAGTTAGGTTGGGATGATAATTATCAACATATATGGTTTGGATTAATGAGATTTGCTGACGGAGTATTTTCTACAAGAAAAGGTAATGTAATAAAATTAGAAGAACTGTTGAACAAGGCAGTAGAAAAGGCAAGAGCAATTATTGAAGAGAAAAATCCTAATTTAACAGAAGAGGAAAAAAATGAAATTGCTGAAGTAATTGGTATAGGTGCAGTTAAATATGCAGATTTAAGTCAAAATAGAATTAGTCATATAATTTTTGATTGGGATAAAATGTTAGCTTTTGATGGCAACACAGCACCATATTTATTATACACGTATGCAAGGATCCAATCATTAAAAAGAAAAGCAAAAGATAATGGGTATACATTGGAAAATGCAGAACTAATAATAAATGAAAAATTAGAAAGAAAATTGGGCTTATTATTAACGCAATTGCCAATAGTAGTAATGAGGGCAGCAGAAGATTATAAACCTAATCTAATAGCAGATTACTTATTTGAATTAGCCCAAACTTATAATTCATTCTATAATAATTTACCTGTATTAAAAGAAGAAGAAAAAATATTAAAATCAAGATTATTACTATCACACTTAGCAGGTGAAGTTTTAAGAAAAGGATTAGATTTATTAGGAATAAAAGTTGTAGATAAGATGTAA